The genomic DNA CTCTAACCCGTTGGTGGAATTCAACGGATTCGCTTTCCAACCTATCAATATTACCACCATTTTCGGTTAGCTTATTGATTCTTGCGAGACCGACGTTTACAGGAACATCAACCAGAAAAGTCGTGTCGGGATTTGTGCCGAGTATCGCTATTTTGTTTATGGATTTCACGATATCTGCCGGAATGTTTCTGGCAGCTCCCTGATAAGCAAAAGTGGAATCATAATATCTGTCGCAAATTATGATCTTACCTTCTTCCAAAGCAGGTTTTATCCATTGAAATGTATGCTGGCTCCTGCTTGCCATATAAAGAAATATTTCGGTAAGTTTATACATTTCTTCATTTTGATTGTCCAGAAGGATGTCCCTGATTTTTTCAGATATTTGGGGTCCGCCCGGCTCACGGGTGAGCAAAATTTCATAGCCTGCTTTTGTCAGATTTTTGGCAAGGAGTTTGGCTTGCGTGGATTTTCCGCAGCCTTCGATACCTTCAAAGGTTATAAATAAACCGTTTGTTATTGAATTTTTTTTTTTCATAATTGTAAAATGGCACGCCCGAGAGGATTCGAACCCCCAACAGCCAGAGCCGAAATCTGGTGCTCTATCCAGTTGAACTACGGGCGCGCAAGTTCCTGCAAATTTTTGGGGGGTAATTTTATGTCAATAAATTCAATGTTGCAATTAATTTTCAAAAGAG from Candidatus Cloacimonadota bacterium includes the following:
- the tmk gene encoding dTMP kinase, encoding MKKKNSITNGLFITFEGIEGCGKSTQAKLLAKNLTKAGYEILLTREPGGPQISEKIRDILLDNQNEEMYKLTEIFLYMASRSQHTFQWIKPALEEGKIIICDRYYDSTFAYQGAARNIPADIVKSINKIAILGTNPDTTFLVDVPVNVGLARINKLTENGGNIDRLESESVEFHQRVRDSYLKLSEEYSERIAVLNGLEKVDSLQSKIQKMLKNKYKIKF